In Rissa tridactyla isolate bRisTri1 chromosome 22, bRisTri1.patW.cur.20221130, whole genome shotgun sequence, a single genomic region encodes these proteins:
- the IL12RB1 gene encoding interleukin-12 receptor subunit beta-1 isoform X2, translating to MRPGTPRVANAGVAAGGAGVGRYASRTQCQQFKAGTGTTYTLNYRHVYVLSNATAWVEARWGAHVHRTPNLTLYLDKAVKLHPPPTGMPFTKTGGQLHLRVPRPPCHDWGQPPQREARFRRKGDRGWTQVTCESVTDENDSVTCALGRDGSFEVQLRHKLPHWSSYWSDWSSSIFVPEEILESPELSYQLGKLGRDGQRVLRLGWQRAPEEQGNVSYTLCARMLACRCAQPAEEDTVELGTEVTAHNLTLSGAEYEILLTAANAAGPGPVRELRVPAEQRSDLRFKDVSVAGSTVTARWEARSPGVAYCFEQQPLLPGASKQGICIQRDFPAKSIHVEKGALDTPACYRLAVHGWAPARGWSTFALQHHYSSNASLARPIHINASDATIVLQWSPSPRAACPEALAKYLICHVAKGDNVTYAEADAAASHFTLQNLRPGTTYKVGVWEVTAESGRTCSTSRDFHTKALGAVWKSNLTYLGILLALPAVATVYQLSKKRARRLLFPPLPQPVGTKAIQFSTGNVNQGQPRPGFVEPSERFSSADLLIMELDPGKRMADASTRPGTPQPVPVAEEPVVVCPSGCEKELPFTYRKQEVLSPVGFPLPSSTGEEEEDEEEEEEEEEGRWGQRQPLVPIALLISDKPVIIRDEEGWDPSPEKSVP from the exons ATGCGGCCTGGGACCCCCCGGGTGGCCAATGCTGGGGTGGCTGCTGGCGGCGCTGGCGTGGGGCG CTACGCGAGCCGCACGCAGTGCCAGCAGTTCAAGGCGGGCACGGGGACGACGTACACCCTGAACTATCGCCACGTCTACGTCCTCAGCAACGCCACGGCCTGGGTGGAGGCGCGCTGGGGGGCCCACGTCCACAGGACCCCCAACCTCACGCTGTACCTCGACAAGGCCG TCAAGCTGCATCCGCCCCCCACCGGGATGCCCTTCACCAAGACCGGTGGCCAGCTGCACCTGCGGGTGCCGCGGCCGCcgtgccacgactggggccagCCGCCGCAGCGGGAGGCTCGCTTCCGGAGGAAGGGTGATCGCGGCTGGACGCAG GTGACGTGTGAGTCGGTGACGGACGAGAACGACTCAG TGACCTGCGCCCTGGGGAGGGACGGCAGCTTCGAGGTCCAGCTCCGGCACAAGCTCCCTCACTGGAGCAGCTACTGGAGCGACTGGAGCAGCTCTATCTTCGTTCCcgagg AAATCCTGGAAAGCCCGGAGCTGAGCTACCAGCTGGGAAAACTGGGGAGAGATGGGCAGCGGGTGCTGAGGCTGGGCTGGCAG CGAGCCCCCGAGGAGCAAGGCAATGTCAGCTACACCCTGTGCGCCCGCATGCTGGCGTGCCGCTGCGCCCAGCCGGCCGAGGAGGACACGGTGGAGCTGGGGACGGAGGTGACAGCGCACAACCTCACCCTCTCCGGGGCCGAGTACGAAATCCTGCTGACAGCGGCCaacgccgcggggccggggccggtgcgggAGCTCCGTGTGCCGGCAGAGCAGCGCTCAG ATCTCAGATTCAAGGACGTCAGCGTGGCCGGCAGCACCGTGACGGCGCGGTGGGAAGCACGGAGCCCTGGCGTCGCCTACTGCTTCGAGCAGCAGCCGCTGCTGCCGGGAGCCTCAAAACAGGGCATTTGCATCCAACGGGATTTCCCTGCCAAGAGCATCCATGTGGAGAAAG GAGCACTGGACACGCCGGCGTGTTACCGCCTGGCCGTGCACGGCTGggccccggcgcggggctggTCCACCTTCGCCCTGCAGCACCACTACTCCAGCAACG CCTCGCTGGCCCGGCCCATCCACATCAACGCCAGCGATGCCACCATCGTCCTCCAGTGGAGCCCGTCCCCCCGTGCCGCCTGTCCCGAGGCGCTGGCCAAGTACCTCATCTGCCACGTGGCCAAGGGGGACAACGTGACGT ATGCTGAAGCAGATGCCGCGGCATCGCACTTCACCCTCCAAAACCTCCGTCCCGGCACAACCTACAAGGTGGGCGTTTGGGAGGTGACAGCGGAGAGCGGAAGGACCTGCAGCACTTCACGGGACTTCCATACCAAGGCGCTGG GAGCGGTGTGGAAATCCAACCTGACGTACCTGGGCATCTTGCTTGCTCTCCCTGCCGTGGCCACCGTCTACCAGCTGAGCAAAAAGAG ggctcgccgcctcctcttcccacccctgccccagcccgtGGGCACCAAAGCCATCCAGTTCTCCACCGGCAACGTGAACCAG GGCCAGCCCCGGCCAGGTTTCGTGGAGCCCTCAGAGAGGTTCAGCTCAGCCGACCTGCTGATAATGGAGCTGGATCCCGGGAAGCGGATGGCCGACGCCAGCACACGGCCCGGCACGCCACAGCCCGTCCCCGTGGCTGAAGAGCCGGTGGTGGTGTGCCCGTCGGGCTGCGAGAAGGAGCTGCCGTTCACCTACCGGAagcaggaggtgctgagcccGGTGGGATTTCCACTGCCCAGCAGTactggcgaggaggaggaggatgaggaggaagaggaggaggaagaggagggaaggtggGGGCAGCGCCAGCCGCTGGTCCCCATTGCCCTGCTCATCTCTGACAAACCCGTCATCATCAGGGACGAGGAAGGATGGGACCCATCGCCGGAGAAGTCGGTGCCATAA
- the IL12RB1 gene encoding interleukin-12 receptor subunit beta-1 isoform X1, translating to MLGWLLAALAWGGTAAAPGFSCWKQCGSRSFSCSWPPHGPDGNTTYLLTLCYASRTQCQQFKAGTGTTYTLNYRHVYVLSNATAWVEARWGAHVHRTPNLTLYLDKAVKLHPPPTGMPFTKTGGQLHLRVPRPPCHDWGQPPQREARFRRKGDRGWTQVTCESVTDENDSVTCALGRDGSFEVQLRHKLPHWSSYWSDWSSSIFVPEEILESPELSYQLGKLGRDGQRVLRLGWQRAPEEQGNVSYTLCARMLACRCAQPAEEDTVELGTEVTAHNLTLSGAEYEILLTAANAAGPGPVRELRVPAEQRSDLRFKDVSVAGSTVTARWEARSPGVAYCFEQQPLLPGASKQGICIQRDFPAKSIHVEKGALDTPACYRLAVHGWAPARGWSTFALQHHYSSNASLARPIHINASDATIVLQWSPSPRAACPEALAKYLICHVAKGDNVTYAEADAAASHFTLQNLRPGTTYKVGVWEVTAESGRTCSTSRDFHTKALGAVWKSNLTYLGILLALPAVATVYQLSKKRARRLLFPPLPQPVGTKAIQFSTGNVNQGQPRPGFVEPSERFSSADLLIMELDPGKRMADASTRPGTPQPVPVAEEPVVVCPSGCEKELPFTYRKQEVLSPVGFPLPSSTGEEEEDEEEEEEEEEGRWGQRQPLVPIALLISDKPVIIRDEEGWDPSPEKSVP from the exons ATGCTGGGGTGGCTGCTGGCGGCGCTGGCGTGGGGCG GCACCGCCGCGGCCCCTGGCTTCTCCTGCTGGAAGCAATGCGGCTCCCGCAGCTTCAGCTGCTCCTGGCCCCCCCACGGCCCTGACGGCAACACCACCTACCTCCTGACGCTCTG CTACGCGAGCCGCACGCAGTGCCAGCAGTTCAAGGCGGGCACGGGGACGACGTACACCCTGAACTATCGCCACGTCTACGTCCTCAGCAACGCCACGGCCTGGGTGGAGGCGCGCTGGGGGGCCCACGTCCACAGGACCCCCAACCTCACGCTGTACCTCGACAAGGCCG TCAAGCTGCATCCGCCCCCCACCGGGATGCCCTTCACCAAGACCGGTGGCCAGCTGCACCTGCGGGTGCCGCGGCCGCcgtgccacgactggggccagCCGCCGCAGCGGGAGGCTCGCTTCCGGAGGAAGGGTGATCGCGGCTGGACGCAG GTGACGTGTGAGTCGGTGACGGACGAGAACGACTCAG TGACCTGCGCCCTGGGGAGGGACGGCAGCTTCGAGGTCCAGCTCCGGCACAAGCTCCCTCACTGGAGCAGCTACTGGAGCGACTGGAGCAGCTCTATCTTCGTTCCcgagg AAATCCTGGAAAGCCCGGAGCTGAGCTACCAGCTGGGAAAACTGGGGAGAGATGGGCAGCGGGTGCTGAGGCTGGGCTGGCAG CGAGCCCCCGAGGAGCAAGGCAATGTCAGCTACACCCTGTGCGCCCGCATGCTGGCGTGCCGCTGCGCCCAGCCGGCCGAGGAGGACACGGTGGAGCTGGGGACGGAGGTGACAGCGCACAACCTCACCCTCTCCGGGGCCGAGTACGAAATCCTGCTGACAGCGGCCaacgccgcggggccggggccggtgcgggAGCTCCGTGTGCCGGCAGAGCAGCGCTCAG ATCTCAGATTCAAGGACGTCAGCGTGGCCGGCAGCACCGTGACGGCGCGGTGGGAAGCACGGAGCCCTGGCGTCGCCTACTGCTTCGAGCAGCAGCCGCTGCTGCCGGGAGCCTCAAAACAGGGCATTTGCATCCAACGGGATTTCCCTGCCAAGAGCATCCATGTGGAGAAAG GAGCACTGGACACGCCGGCGTGTTACCGCCTGGCCGTGCACGGCTGggccccggcgcggggctggTCCACCTTCGCCCTGCAGCACCACTACTCCAGCAACG CCTCGCTGGCCCGGCCCATCCACATCAACGCCAGCGATGCCACCATCGTCCTCCAGTGGAGCCCGTCCCCCCGTGCCGCCTGTCCCGAGGCGCTGGCCAAGTACCTCATCTGCCACGTGGCCAAGGGGGACAACGTGACGT ATGCTGAAGCAGATGCCGCGGCATCGCACTTCACCCTCCAAAACCTCCGTCCCGGCACAACCTACAAGGTGGGCGTTTGGGAGGTGACAGCGGAGAGCGGAAGGACCTGCAGCACTTCACGGGACTTCCATACCAAGGCGCTGG GAGCGGTGTGGAAATCCAACCTGACGTACCTGGGCATCTTGCTTGCTCTCCCTGCCGTGGCCACCGTCTACCAGCTGAGCAAAAAGAG ggctcgccgcctcctcttcccacccctgccccagcccgtGGGCACCAAAGCCATCCAGTTCTCCACCGGCAACGTGAACCAG GGCCAGCCCCGGCCAGGTTTCGTGGAGCCCTCAGAGAGGTTCAGCTCAGCCGACCTGCTGATAATGGAGCTGGATCCCGGGAAGCGGATGGCCGACGCCAGCACACGGCCCGGCACGCCACAGCCCGTCCCCGTGGCTGAAGAGCCGGTGGTGGTGTGCCCGTCGGGCTGCGAGAAGGAGCTGCCGTTCACCTACCGGAagcaggaggtgctgagcccGGTGGGATTTCCACTGCCCAGCAGTactggcgaggaggaggaggatgaggaggaagaggaggaggaagaggagggaaggtggGGGCAGCGCCAGCCGCTGGTCCCCATTGCCCTGCTCATCTCTGACAAACCCGTCATCATCAGGGACGAGGAAGGATGGGACCCATCGCCGGAGAAGTCGGTGCCATAA